The Pseudomonas bijieensis DNA window ATGCCATGCAGGCCGAACTGAAGAAAAACTCGCTGCTGATCATCGGTTCGTCGGCCTTGGCGTTGCTGGTGGGATTGATCGCGGCGTGGGTCATCACCCGGCTGATCGTGACGCCGTTGCGCAGTGTCATTCGTGTTGCCCAGCGGATTGCGGCGGGCGACTTGAGCGCCACGGTCGAAGTGACGCGCCGGGACGAAATTGGTCAGTTGATGCAGGCGATGCAACAGATGGGCGCGGGGCTGAGCAGTATCGTCAGCGGCTTGCAGGCCGGTATCGAGCAGTTGGCCAATTCGGCCCAATCGCTGTCGGCCGTGACTGAACAGACCAACCTGGAAGTCAGCAGCCAGAAAGAGGAAACCGAGCAGGTCGCTACGGCGATGAACCAGATGACGGCCACAGTGCATGACGTGGCACGCAACGCCGAAGAAGCGGCCCAAGCGGCCCAGACCGCCGACGACAAGGTCGAAAGCGGTCAGCAGGTGGTGCGTCAGAGCATGGTGCGCATCGAGCAATTGGCCGATTCGGCCACGTCGGCCAGTTCCAGCATCGAAAGCCTCAGTGCCGAGATCCAGAACATCGGTACGGTGCTGAGCGTGATCAAGAGCGTGGCCGAGCAAACCAACCTGTTGGCGCTCAATGCCGCTATCGAGGCAGCCCGGGCCGGGGAACAGGGCAGGGGCTTCGCGGTCGTGGCCGATGAAGTGCGGGCATTGGCCAGGCGCACGCAACAGTCCACCGAGGAAATCGAGCGACTGGTGAGCGCCTTGCGCTCAGCGGCCCAGGCTTCCGTGCAGCAGATCCAGAGCAGTGGCGAGTTGGTGAAAATGGCCGTCAGTGATGCACTGCAGACCGAAAGCGCCTTGGGCAGTATTGCGGCAGCGGTGTCGTTGATCCAGCAGATGAACCAACAGATCGCGGCGGCGGCCGAGCAGCAGAGTTCGGTGGCCGAAGAGATCAATCGCAGTGTCACCAGCATACGCGCCAGTGCCGATCAATCCTCCCTGGCGATGCGCGGCAATGCCGCTTCCAGCATCGAGCTGGCGCAGTTGGGGGTTGAGCTCAAGGGGATGGTGGGGCATTTCAAGTTGTAAGCCGTGGCGAGGGAGCTTGCTCCCGTTTGGGGGCGAAGCCCCCATCACTAAAGGGCTAGCGCGCCCGAAGCGCCGGACCGGCCCAGCGGGAGCAAGCTCCCTCGCCACAAGGGAACCCGATCCGGCCCTCCAACCTCAGTCGTAGACTTTTTTCTTCTTCCACTCGTCGTTTATTTCGTCGTCCTTCAAACCTTCGGTCAACTGGTTGACCTCGCCTTCGACCGGCTGGGTGCTGGCCAGGACCTGGGCATTGGCCCGGGCCAGGAGTTTCTCCAGGTAGGCCAGTTGTTCGGCGTAGACCTGGGGTTCCTGTTGCTTGCGCAGGTACTGCACGCCGCGCTCGAAGGCCAGGCGGGCCTGTCCAGGCTGTTCTTGCTGCAGGGCTTGCTGGCCGAGGTTGTTGAAGAACTCGATGTGCAGCAGCACCAGGATATGTCGGACTTCGCGAATCCAGCGCTTGGCTTCGTTAGGCGGCAGGAAACCATCCTGGGCGGCGCGGGTGATCTGGCCGTGCAAGGCCTCGAGCAGGAAACGTACGTCCTTGGCCTTGGCTTCGGTCTGGATCGGCGCCGGCGGATTGTTCACCGGGATCGATTCACCCTGGGCGGCCAGTGCACTCAGCTCGTCCAGGCGTGCCTTGACTGCGGAATTGGTTTTATCCAGGTTCAGCAGGCGCTGGCAGACATTCATCTCAAGGCGCGTCATCAACAACTTCAGGGCCGGCGTCATCAACTGCCCGGGGAAGGTTTCGGTGAGTTCGCCGCAGCGACGCATCCGGTCGTTGAGTTCTACCTTGGTGCGGGCCTTTTCCAGCTTGTTGTTCTCCACCACGTGGTTCATGTAGCCAATGGCGATCAACAGGGCGATCCCGGCTACGACGAGCAGGGTGATCATGAGTGGTGTCACCGGTAAGACCTCTTTATTAGGGTACGCATGTCATGAGTGTAGTGGCTTGGCTTTTAAGCGCATAGGCCCGAGCGACGCGATTAGACGGGCGTCGTGCTGTTTATAGGAAGCACAACCGGGTGGGTGCACATTGCCATCATTTGCCGGGCGCGACTATAGCGCCCCGGCGGGTGACAGAATATAGGCGCCAGAGACTGGACAAGCAAAATGTCCGGATACGTCCCTTAAACAGGGCGAAGTCATTGATTTAAATAAATTTATATCTGGGGGTTGACGACCCTTCAATCCATCCATAGAATGCGCGCCACTTACAGCGTAAAGCACTCAGCCAAACGCTGTAAGCAGTGAATGTTGTACGTGTGTCCCCTTCGTCTAGTGGCCTAGGACACCGCCCTTTCACGGCGGTAACAGGGGTTCGAGTCCCCTAGGGGACGCCAATGCGGGAATAGCTCAGTTGGTAGAGCACGACCTTGCCAAGGTCGGGGTCGCGAGTTCGAGTCTCGTTTCCCGCTCCAATTTTAAACAGCGTTGCTTTCGGGCAAAGCTGAGTGAAACCAGAACCAACTCTTCGGAGGCGGATCTGGGCACTGGAACACACACCATGTGTTCCGGGCAGCGTGTCCCCTTCGTCTAGTGGCCTAGGACACCGCCCTTTCACGGCGGTAACAGGGGTTCGAGTCCCCTAGGGGACGCCATTTGCGGGAATAGCTCAGTTGGTAGAGCACGACCTTGCCAAGGTCGGGGTCGCGAGTTCGAGTCTCGTTTCCCGCTCCAAATTCAAAAAAACGCCGCTCATCGAGCGGCGTTTTTTTATGCGCGTGAAAAAGCCATTTCCGCGCTCACGTGCCTTTAGCCAGTGATTTTCGCTGTCTGAGGGGGGCTGTGGTGCTTTTCCTTAATAATGAAGGTAAAGCGCGAGTACTTCATACAAAACTTAAGGCAAAACCTTTAGGAAGATTAATAGTTCATTCCTAAAAAAAAGCGCTTCTCCTAACCTTCCAGTACCCATTCTGGAGGTGCACTTATGCTGATTTTTGTTAAATCGATGGTCATTGGGCTTTGCATTGCAGCCCCCGTGGGACCCATTGGGCTGTTGTGCATACAGAGAAGTCTCATGCTTGGATGGCGAGCCGGTTTCGCGACGGGATTGGGGGCGGCCACCGCCGATTCGATCTATGGATTCATCGGCGCCCTGGGTATCACGGCCATCATTGCGACGCTCATCAGTTTTAAACCTTGGTTGTGTATCGTTGGTGGGCTGTTCCTCGCCTACATCGGCTATCAAACAATACGGTCGAAAGGTGGCGCGACCGCCATGGCGGGTGAGCGGGCCAATATGTTCAAGGCCTACTCGACCACGCTGTTCCTGACCCTGTCGAACCCCATGACCATCTTGTCGTTCATCGCGATATTTGCCGCGTTGAGTGACGGCATGGCCAGTGATCAGGGCAGCCAGTACTCCGTGCTGCCGATGGTGGCAGGTATATTCCTCGGCTCGGCTGCCTGGTGGTTGGGGTTGAGCGGGTTCTCCTCCATTTTCAAGGCGCGGATTGCTCAATCAAAGCTAAGGTTGATCAACTATCTTTCAGGGGCAACCATCACCATCCTCGGGGCCTACCAGGTGGCCACCGGCGTCATGTTGGCCACAGGAACCTGAATCGGGAGAGTCACAAGGCTTATCCCTCGCCGAGCGATGTATAAGCCTTGGTATCCGTAGGACGTTTTATTGCAGCCTGAACTCGACGTATGCCTTGAAACGGCTTATCGCTTGGGTGATTTCTGAGGTTGTTGCATTGCTGAACGACAGCCTGACCTGGGTGGCAGCCTCATTCATCAGCGAAAACAAGGTGGTGGGAAATACAATCACCTTGAACAGCTTGGCGCATTCGCGCATTTCAGAGTATCCAAAGACGAAAGGCAGTTGCACATTGACGAAGAAGCCACCTGCCGGATGATTCCAGCTGACCGTTCTTTGGGCGCCGACCTTGAGTGGGAATTCCCGCTCAAGGCATTCAAGCATGTGGTTTCTTTTCTTCGTATAAGACAACACCCTGGGGTGGTTCAGCCCTTTCAACGAGTAGTCGTTCTCGATCAGCAAGCCAGCAACGACCGCTTGGCACAGGGCAGGGGTGTTGACGGTGATCAAGCTTTTGGCCTTGCACAATCGGCCGCTGAAGGACATGACCCCAGGGCCCTCTGGGGCGACCACATAGCCCATGCGCAAGCCCGGAAAAATCGACTTGGCAAAGGAGCCCAGCAAGAACACCCGACTGCTGTCGATGGACTTCATGGACGCAATGGCATCACCTTCGTACCTGAAGTAGCGGTAGGCCGTGTCTTCAAGGATGAAAAAGTTCTTTTCACTGGCCAAGGAAAGCATGGCGCTCCTGGCGTGGCAGGAAAGGCTGTCGGCGGTCGGATTGCTGAAGTCTGGGACGGCATAGAGTGCTTTGGTTTTTTCCCCTCGGGATTCAAGGTTTTCAACGATCTTGCGCAGGGCGCTCGGATCGAGAAAAGTCGCCATGGGGACGGGGACTATTTTTATGCCCAGCAGTTTTGCGATACCCGTGATCCCGGAAAACACCGGGTCAGGCACTAACAAAACACCGCCGCCTTCAAAGATGGACAGGAGCGTCAAGGTGCAGGCTTCCTGGAAACCCATGCACACCACAATGCTTTCAGGGTTGGAAACGGTTATCCCTTCATCCACCCGCAAATAGGTGGCGATTATTTCATTGATGATTCCAGAGGTTTTTCCATATTGGCAAAGCAGCGTCGCCAGCGAATGCTCGGTGCCGGCAACGTGGTGTTTATATCGGGCCAGGCCCCTGTCGATGAGCGAAGGGTCGCACTGCTTATCATCAGGGCGACCGGAGGCCAATGAAATGGCCGCTGGGTTTTCTTGGGCGATGGAGTTTAGAAGGTGGATGACGTTCAGGATGGGGTCTTCGAATATCGTGTTTTCGAATGCGCTGGACACTTTCGTTTCTCCATAAAAAAGCAACGAGCCATCGAAGGCCCGTTGCTCATGATCAACACTCGCTAGGCCGGATCGACAGAGCTTTCTTGATCGATCTTGTGCTCCATGGCTTCGAATGCTTGCAGCAGGTCCTCCTTGAGGTCTTCCAGGTCCTCCAGGCCAAAGCACAATCGGACCAGGCCTTTCTCGATGCCCATGTCCGCTTTTTCCTGGTCCGTCATCGAGGCATGGCTGCCACTGAAGGGCTGGGCGACCATCGACGTCACGCAAGCCATTCCCGTGCCCGTGCCGAACCATTTGAGCGCGCTGGTGAATGTTTTGTAGAAGGGAACCAGATCGGGCCGAATATCAACAAACACGATGCCGCCATAACCGGTTAATTGTTTGCCATCGATTCGTGGGTAATAGACATGCTCAATAAAAGGCAGCTCGCGCAGATAGTTGAGCATGCTTGCTGTGGTCTGGCTGTGTTTCTCCATGCGCAGGTTGAACGTCTGCATGCTTCTGCGCAGCAACCATGCGCTATTGGGGGTTAATATCGTGCCCGAATAAAAGCGACCCTCAAGGAGACGGTTATAGATCGTCTGATTGTTGACCAGAACCAGGCCGCCCATGACATCGCTGTGTCCAGAGAAGTATTTGGTTGCGCTGTACAGTGAGATGTCGGCGCCAAAGTTCAACGGTTTCTGGAAGATCGGCGTGGCCCAGGTGTTGTCAACGACCACCAGCGCCTGGGGGTTGTTTTGCTTGACGGCCCTGCTGACCCCATGAATATCAATGTCCTTCAGGAAAGGGTTGGTCGGTGTTTCGAAAATGACCATGTCGACGTTCGCCGGCAAGGCCTTCAGCCCCTCTTGTGTGGTGAGATCCAGAATCGTCAGGTGCGCGCCGATGCGGGCCGCATACCGCTGGAACAATTTATAAGAGCAGCCATAGATGTATTTGTTGATGACCAGCGAAGCACCCGGTTTCAACAGTTCCAACACCATGTAGATGGCGCTCATCCCGGTGCTGTAGGCCAGGGCATATTCGCTGCCCTCCAAGGACGCGACAACCTGCTCCAGTTCAGTCACATTGGGATTGGCCTTCCTTGAGTAGAAGAAGGCCGAGTCAGCGCTGAAAGCGCTGCACTGATAAATGGGCGTTACCGAAGGACGGGCGTCCCGGTCATCCACCTTGATATGAAGTATTTCAGTCGACACTTTCATGCTTGGCTGACCAGTTTGATGACTTGTTCATACATGTTTTGCTTGCCCTCATAACCAATGGTCGGGGTAATGTCATTTTGCGAAATACCAATTTCTTCAATCGACTCTGTCGGGAAGTGAGCCCTGTCGAATACTTCATGAAGATTCGAATTCACCCCTTTGGGTAGCCAGACCTCAGGACCGGTTTCATCGATGCGAGCCTTGGCAATAATGAATCGATAGCTTTCATGCGGCCGCAGCGTCAGTGATTTCCAATCGCTGTTGTGCCCGTCCGTATAATTACGCCGCAGGTAGACGGTCTGTTCGAAATCTTCGGTATTGAGCACTTGGGCGTGCAGCGACACGATATCCCCATGCCACTCGAACTTTCGCTTCTCGTGAGCGCTCAGTTCATCCTCTGGCAGCTCGACAGTGATGTTGGCTTGGTGTTCGCCCAGTAATTTGAAATGCGCATCGTGCCCGCATTGAGAGCAGCAACCCTTGCTGTCCAGCCCGATGATTTCAGCGTTCAAACCGTAGCGGGTGACGAGCAGGGCGTTACAGTTGTTGCAGCTGGTATTGGTGCCCTCGACATCATTCACGTTGCCCAGATAGACATGCTCGACGCCCATGCTGCGAGCCACCTCCCGTGCCTTGAGCAGCCTGTCCACGGGGGTACGGATGCTGTTGCTCATTTTGTAGTCGGGGTGGAACCTGACGAAGTGCAGCGGTACATTCGGGCCCAGTTCATCGAGTACCCACTGGCTGATTTTCCTGGCCGTTTCCTCGTCATCGCTGATGTCGGTCACCATCAAGGTACTGACCTCAACGTATTTGCCAGCGTCATAGACTTTCTTGATACCGGCCAGGACTGGCTCTACCCAGCCGGTTGTGACCTTGCGGTAGTACTCCGGGGAAATGGATTTCAGCGAAATCGAAAAAATATCGATGACCGGCAATAACTCATCAATGGCTTCTTCACTGATAAAAAACGCCGATTTATACAGGTTGATCAGGCCCGCTTCCTTGGCCAGCTTCGCCGTGTCGAGGATGAATTCATGCCAGACAACGGGATCGTTATACGTCCAGGAAATGACACGTATTCCGTGCTTGAGTGCGGTTTCCACAACCTGCTCAGGGGTGTAGTAGTAAACATCCTTGTCGGTTACATACTTGGCTTGTGAGGTTTTCCAGTTGTGGCAGTAGCCGCAGTTGAGCATGCAACCGATATTGCCCAGGGACAGGATCCGCTCCCCAGGAGCGAAGTGGAAAACGGCTTCGGTTTCAATCGTTTCTTCTGTGCTGTGAACGCCTTTGCCGTAGTTCAATGTAACGAGTCTGCCGCCTCGGTTTCCGCGCACTTTGCAAAAACCTACCTTGCCTTCCTGTATGACACAGTTTCGTGGGGAAAGATGACACTTGACGGCGCCCCCTGGAAGGATTTCTTCCAGTTTTGCCGGGCTGCTTTCCAAGGTCCAGTTTTTATTTTTTGTAGTGTCCATCTCTCACTCCTCATCACGGAAGTTGCTATCGATATCATCGGTTAAAAAAGTCGAGGCGAAATAATCCAGCCGCCATGGACGGCAGTTATCTTCATAGGTATTAGTAAGCGGACGAAGCGCGAATCAATCCATGATTCTTGAGTGAAAAGCGCTTGGCATTCATATTCATGAAGGGTTGAATAAGCGGGCCGATCACTAACAGAAATGCAATCGTTCCCACGCCGAAGGGACCGCCTAACAGCCAACCACTGGAAAAGATGCCAATTTCAATGATCATTTTGGCTTTGGTGAAGGACCAGCCCCATTTGGAGACCATGGTCAGTACCACGAGATCCATGATTCTGATGCCAATACCGCTCATGATGATCAATGCGGAAGAGTAGGCGCACAAGATCAGTCCCGTCGCCAATAACGTGTACTCATTCATTCTGGCGATCAAATACTCTCCGAGTCCCAACCCTGTCCAGAGGTCAATCAACAGGCCTGTCAGCGTAGTTGTAACGAAGGGACTTATCGGCGGGTATTTTTTGTTCCAGAGCATCCACCATGTCAGGAAGAAGAGGGATACGATCGCCGAGCAGATGCCCATGCCAAGCATAAGTATTTTATCGATCGAGATGATCAGGACGTCCAATGGGTCGGTACCCAGTTGACTGATGATGAAACATTTGGCACCCAGCGAAAAGAAACAGACACCCGTCAGGTACATCAGGACCTGATCCTTCTTGAAGCTGCGAAGACTTAGGACTTGCGTGCCAATGTAATGGGCGAAAGAGTATGACTTTTTTCCACACTTTATTTTTTCATCTTCCATGCGAACACCATCCCTGGAGAGAACATTTTATTATGAGTGCGTCACGCTAAAGAGCAGGGCTATTGATTGCCCGGTTCTTTTCAGGTTTTTCAGGCTGGAAATAGACTAGCGCCATGCTTTATTTTGGTGCATGCTTTTTTTAATGAAAAACGCGGGCTTTTCATTAAATTTTATACTTTTAACCGGGGAAAACGCACATGGATCGTATAGACGTCAAAATCCTGGGTAAGGTACAGGACTGTGGTCGCATTTCCATCACAGAGCTTTCCAAGCACGCGGGTCTTTCTATTCCTGCCACCAATGACAGGTTGCGCAAACTGGAAGACTC harbors:
- a CDS encoding methyl-accepting chemotaxis protein, with amino-acid sequence MTATVHDVARNAEEAAQAAQTADDKVESGQQVVRQSMVRIEQLADSATSASSSIESLSAEIQNIGTVLSVIKSVAEQTNLLALNAAIEAARAGEQGRGFAVVADEVRALARRTQQSTEEIERLVSALRSAAQASVQQIQSSGELVKMAVSDALQTESALGSIAAAVSLIQQMNQQIAAAAEQQSSVAEEINRSVTSIRASADQSSLAMRGNAASSIELAQLGVELKGMVGHFKL
- a CDS encoding trans-sulfuration enzyme family protein; this encodes MKVSTEILHIKVDDRDARPSVTPIYQCSAFSADSAFFYSRKANPNVTELEQVVASLEGSEYALAYSTGMSAIYMVLELLKPGASLVINKYIYGCSYKLFQRYAARIGAHLTILDLTTQEGLKALPANVDMVIFETPTNPFLKDIDIHGVSRAVKQNNPQALVVVDNTWATPIFQKPLNFGADISLYSATKYFSGHSDVMGGLVLVNNQTIYNRLLEGRFYSGTILTPNSAWLLRRSMQTFNLRMEKHSQTTASMLNYLRELPFIEHVYYPRIDGKQLTGYGGIVFVDIRPDLVPFYKTFTSALKWFGTGTGMACVTSMVAQPFSGSHASMTDQEKADMGIEKGLVRLCFGLEDLEDLKEDLLQAFEAMEHKIDQESSVDPA
- a CDS encoding YczE/YyaS/YitT family protein: MEDEKIKCGKKSYSFAHYIGTQVLSLRSFKKDQVLMYLTGVCFFSLGAKCFIISQLGTDPLDVLIISIDKILMLGMGICSAIVSLFFLTWWMLWNKKYPPISPFVTTTLTGLLIDLWTGLGLGEYLIARMNEYTLLATGLILCAYSSALIIMSGIGIRIMDLVVLTMVSKWGWSFTKAKMIIEIGIFSSGWLLGGPFGVGTIAFLLVIGPLIQPFMNMNAKRFSLKNHGLIRASSAY
- a CDS encoding LysE family translocator — its product is MLIFVKSMVIGLCIAAPVGPIGLLCIQRSLMLGWRAGFATGLGAATADSIYGFIGALGITAIIATLISFKPWLCIVGGLFLAYIGYQTIRSKGGATAMAGERANMFKAYSTTLFLTLSNPMTILSFIAIFAALSDGMASDQGSQYSVLPMVAGIFLGSAAWWLGLSGFSSIFKARIAQSKLRLINYLSGATITILGAYQVATGVMLATGT
- the amrS gene encoding AmmeMemoRadiSam system radical SAM enzyme — translated: MDTTKNKNWTLESSPAKLEEILPGGAVKCHLSPRNCVIQEGKVGFCKVRGNRGGRLVTLNYGKGVHSTEETIETEAVFHFAPGERILSLGNIGCMLNCGYCHNWKTSQAKYVTDKDVYYYTPEQVVETALKHGIRVISWTYNDPVVWHEFILDTAKLAKEAGLINLYKSAFFISEEAIDELLPVIDIFSISLKSISPEYYRKVTTGWVEPVLAGIKKVYDAGKYVEVSTLMVTDISDDEETARKISQWVLDELGPNVPLHFVRFHPDYKMSNSIRTPVDRLLKAREVARSMGVEHVYLGNVNDVEGTNTSCNNCNALLVTRYGLNAEIIGLDSKGCCSQCGHDAHFKLLGEHQANITVELPEDELSAHEKRKFEWHGDIVSLHAQVLNTEDFEQTVYLRRNYTDGHNSDWKSLTLRPHESYRFIIAKARIDETGPEVWLPKGVNSNLHEVFDRAHFPTESIEEIGISQNDITPTIGYEGKQNMYEQVIKLVSQA
- a CDS encoding PLP-dependent aminotransferase family protein — its product is MSSAFENTIFEDPILNVIHLLNSIAQENPAAISLASGRPDDKQCDPSLIDRGLARYKHHVAGTEHSLATLLCQYGKTSGIINEIIATYLRVDEGITVSNPESIVVCMGFQEACTLTLLSIFEGGGVLLVPDPVFSGITGIAKLLGIKIVPVPMATFLDPSALRKIVENLESRGEKTKALYAVPDFSNPTADSLSCHARSAMLSLASEKNFFILEDTAYRYFRYEGDAIASMKSIDSSRVFLLGSFAKSIFPGLRMGYVVAPEGPGVMSFSGRLCKAKSLITVNTPALCQAVVAGLLIENDYSLKGLNHPRVLSYTKKRNHMLECLEREFPLKVGAQRTVSWNHPAGGFFVNVQLPFVFGYSEMRECAKLFKVIVFPTTLFSLMNEAATQVRLSFSNATTSEITQAISRFKAYVEFRLQ